TGCGGCGATCTCGGTTCCGGCGCGAGCCGGGGCGTCCCCGCCCCCGACGCACTCGTCTTCGACCGCGGGCGGGGACGCCGCGGCTCGCAACTATGTTTTGCCGTGGGGCGACAAAACAATCGACTTCACGCCCCCGTTTGCTCGCAAGACGTACGCCGAACTGTTCGCCGAACACGCGGGAGTCGACCCCGACGACGATGCCGCGGTCGCGAACCTCGCCCAGTCGCTGGGGATGGAAACCGCCGGTCGGCATCCCGACGTCGTGAAGAGCGACGTGTTCGAGGAGCGGGTCGAAGGGGCGCTCACGGGACCGATCTTCGTGATGGACTACCCGGCCAGCATCTGCCCGCTGACCAAACGCAAACGCGACAATCCGGCGGTGGCCGAGCGGTTCGAGCTGTTCGTCCACGGCATGGAGGTGGCCAACGCCTATACCGAGCTCAACGACCCCGACCTGCAGGAGCAACTCTTCAAGCAGCAACTGGCGGGGATGAGCGAAGAAGATTCGATGGCCAAGATGGACGACGATTTTATCCGCGCCCTGCGTCACGGCATGCCCCCCGCGGGGGGGCTGGGCGTGGGGATCGATCGGCTCGTGATGCTGCTCACCAACTCGCAGTCGATCCGCGACGTCATTCTGTTCCCGTTGTTGCGGCCTGAAAAGTAGGTGCAACGACCTCCACGTAACCCCCGGTCATTGACCGGGGGCTGAATCAGCGCGAACAGGAGGTTCACGATGCCTCATCTTATCTTTCTCGTGAATGGAGTTCTGTCCCCGGTGATTCAATATTGGGAATTTGGACGCGACCTCTGCGGAATGGTAGGATTTAGGCAATGAGCACCGTCGCCCTCGTTACCGCCGAAGAACTTTGGGAGCGTTACGCTCACCAGCATCGCTGCGAACTCATCGCGGGGGAAGTCTCGATGATGTCACCCGCGGGATGGTATCACGGAAGCATCGGGGGACGAATTCAGGGACTGCTCGCGCGGCACGTTCAACCCAAGCAGTTGGGAATGATCTTCCTGGCTGAGACGGGATTCCTCGTCGAACGCGCCCCCGATACCGTTCGAGCGCCCGATGTCGCCTTCATTGCCAAGGAAAACCTGCCCGAGCAAATGCCCGAGTCGGCGTTTTGGCCCGGCGCCCCCGACCTGGTCGTCGAGGTGCTTTCCCCTGACGATCGTGCAGCCGCGGTCGACAAGAAAATTCAAACTTGGCTTGCCGCGGGATCCAAGCTCGTGTGGGTCGTCGACCCGGAACTTGAGACAGTGACGATTTATCGCTCGCCGACCGACGTCTCGATCGTCGCCCGCGGCGGCCGGATTGCGGGCCGTGATTCGATCGCCGGTTTTGAATGCAATGTGAGCGAGTTCTTCGACGGATGACGCATGAACCCCCGGTCATTGACCGGGAGCTAAATGCGACTTTGGCACGGGCTCTGGCCCCGAATACAATCAATTCCATGAGCACCGTCGCCCTCGTTACCGCCGAAGAGTTGCTGGAGCGTTACGCTTCTCAGCAGCGGTGCGAATTGATTGCCGGGGAGGTCGTCGTGATGTCGCCGGCGGGACACAACCACGGGTTCGTAGTCAGCAATATCCATATTGCGTTCGGCGGTTACGCGCGATCGGGCAGGCTCGGGCGTACTTTTGGTGCAGAGACGGGCTTTCTCGTCGAACGCGATCCGGACACGGTCCGAGCGCCCGATTTGGCGTTTATTGCGAAAGAGAACCTTCCGCAACGAATCCCCGAATCGGCGTTCTGGCCCGGGGCGCCGGATTTCGTCGTCGAGGTCTTGTCGCCCGAAGATCGGACGGCGGCGGTCGATAAGAAAATTCGCACTTGGCTTGCCTCTGGGACTAGGCTCGTGTGGGTGGTCGATCCCGAATTAGAAACCGTGACGATCTACCGCTCGCCGACCGACGTGTCGATCCTCGCCCGCGACGGGCGGATCGCCGGGCGTGATTCGATCGCCGGTTTTGAATGCAACGTGAGCGAGTTCTTCGCCGGATGACGCATGAACCCCCGGTCATTGACCGGGGGTTCAATGCGACGAACGCAACCATCCCACGGACGGGATCCTTATGTACAAACTGCTTCTCTGCTGGCGTTATCTCCGCACCCGCTACATCGCGCTGGTGTGCATCGTCAGCGTCATGCTCGGCGTGGCGACGATGATCGTCGTCAACAGCGTCATGGCCGGGTTCGCCCATGAGATGCAGGTGCGACTCAACGGCATGCTGGGCGATCTGGTGCTCGAGGCCCGCAGCATGGACGGAGCCCCCGACGCCGACGCCGCGATGGCGATGATCCGCCAAGTCGCCGGCGACGACGTTGCCGGGATGAGTCCCACGGTCAGCGTCCCCGCGCTGATGTACATCACCATTCAGGGGCAGACGATCACTCGACAGATCACGATCGTCGGGATCGACCCCGCGACGTACCACACGGTCAGCCAGTCGGGACAGTACTTGCAGCACCCGGAGAATCGCAAACAGCTCGAGTTCACGCTGCGCGACGGCGGGTACGACGTCGTCGACAGCCAAGCCGAAGGGCCGGCCAAGGCCAAGCCGCGGGAGATCATGAAGATCGCCGGCTGGCAACGGCGGCGCGAGCAGGCCCGCGAGGCGGCTCGCTATCGGGAGTATCAGCGGCAACTGGAACTGGCCCGCGGTCCGGCCGCGGCCGGAGCGTCCGGCGCCGACGGGGCGCCCTCCTTCAACGACCCCTTCGCGACGGTCGCGACCGCAGCGGCCGACGCCACCGAGGGTCGCGATTTCGACCCGGCGGTCGAAATCCACACCGGCATGGTCGCCGGACTGGGGTTGTGCAGCTACCGCGACTCGAACGGGGTGGACCACTTTCAGGCTCTCCCCGGCGACGACGTGAAGGTCGCCTACACCAAGGCGACGATGCCGCCGCAGATTCTCGGCAACGTCTACACGATCGTCGATTTCTACGAGAGCAAGATGCAGGAGTACGACTCGAATCTCGTGTTCGTGCCGCTCAGGTCGCTCCAGGAAAACCGGGGGATGATCGACCCCACGACCAAGGTGGCCAACTTCACGACGATCCAGATCAAGCTGGCGCCTGGCGCCGACGCCGACGTGGTGCGCGACAAGCTGCAGGACGCCTTCCCCATCCAACAGTTTTACGTGAGCACCTGGCGCGACAAGCAGGGGGCGTTGCTCGCCGCCGTGCAGATGGAGACGGCCGTGCTCAACGTGCTGCTGTTCATGATCATCGCCGTTGCGGGGTTCGGCATCTTGGCGATCTTCACGATGATCGTCGTCGAGAAGACCCGCGACATCGGCATCCTCAAGTCGCTGGGCGCCTCGGCGGGGGGGGTGATGGGGATCTTCCTCGGCTACGGACTGAGCCTGGGGACGGTGGGCGCCGGGGTGGGGGTTGCCATCGGATTGACGTTTACGCACTATATCAACGAGATCGCCGATCTGTTGAGTCGTCTCACCGGCCAGCCGGTCTTCGATCCGGCGGTGTATTACTTTTACGAGATTCCGACGATCGTCAATCCGCTGACCGTGGCGTGGATCGCCGCGGGGGCGGTGGCGATCGCCGTGCTGGCGAGCATCCTGCCGGCGCGGCGGGCCGCGAAGCTCCATCCCGTGAGGGCGTTGCGCTATGAGTGAACTTCACGCCGACTTGGCTTCCAGCGGCGGCGGGCGCGCTGCGCTCGCTCCGACGTCCGCCGCGGCGACCGCCGAGCGAATCGACGGGCCGTTGCGGCTGCGCGGCACGGCGCCGCTGCCGACCGCCGCGGGGCCGACCCTCCTCGGCTGTCGGGGGTTGGTGAAGAGTTACCAAAAAGGGCCGCTCAAGATCCCCGTGTTGCAGGGGATTGATCTCGCGGTGCGCCCCGGCGAGTTCCTGGCGATTGTCGGTCAAAGCGGCAGCGGCAAGAGCACGCTGCTCCACCTGCTGGGGACGCTCGATCGCCCCGACGAGGGAGAGGTGAGCTTCGACGGCGCCCGGATCGACAACCTGCCGGCGGCGGCGCACGACCTGTTGCGGAATCGCTATTTCGGGATGATCTTCCAGTTCTACCACCTGCTTCCCGAGCTCACGACGCTGGCCAACGTGCTGGCTCCGGCGATGGTGGCCGAGACGACGCTGGGATATTGGAGGCGTCGGGGCGAGCACCGTCGCCGGGCGGCCGAGTTGTTGGAACTGGTCGGCCTGAGCCACCGGCTGAAGCACAAGCCGCGCGAATTGTCCGGCGGCGAGATGCAACGGACCGCGATCGCCCGGGCGCTGTTGATGCAACCCCGCGTGCTGCTGGCCGACGAACCGACCGGCAATCTCGACCGCTCGACCGGCGCCGCGATCATGAAAACCCTGGTCGAGTTGAACCGCCGCGAGGGGCTCACTATAGTCATGGTGACGCACGACCAGTGGATCGCCGAGCAGGCCGACCGCACGGTCCACCTCGTCGAAGGGCGGATTGCGTAACGCTCGCGCGAGGTTCCGCCGCCGGGGTCGCGGAGCGGGAAGCGGAATCGGTCTGGGCGCGAACCCAGTCGGGGACGCCCCCCTCTGAACTCTTGCGGATTCCCTTGCGAACCCGGCGCTTGTCGAGATGTGTGCCGCGAGTCGGTCGCTGCGTCGTCGTCGCGCCTTCCGTGTCCTCTGTGGTGAAGAACTCTCGCATGTCCCGTCAAGTTTACCTCTCCGGCAAGCTCGTCCCCGCCGAGCAGGCGACCGTCAGCGTGTTCGATCACGGCTTGCTCTACGGCGACGGCGTGTTCGAGG
The window above is part of the Pirellulales bacterium genome. Proteins encoded here:
- a CDS encoding Uma2 family endonuclease yields the protein MSTVALVTAEELWERYAHQHRCELIAGEVSMMSPAGWYHGSIGGRIQGLLARHVQPKQLGMIFLAETGFLVERAPDTVRAPDVAFIAKENLPEQMPESAFWPGAPDLVVEVLSPDDRAAAVDKKIQTWLAAGSKLVWVVDPELETVTIYRSPTDVSIVARGGRIAGRDSIAGFECNVSEFFDG
- a CDS encoding Uma2 family endonuclease; the protein is MSTVALVTAEELLERYASQQRCELIAGEVVVMSPAGHNHGFVVSNIHIAFGGYARSGRLGRTFGAETGFLVERDPDTVRAPDLAFIAKENLPQRIPESAFWPGAPDFVVEVLSPEDRTAAVDKKIRTWLASGTRLVWVVDPELETVTIYRSPTDVSILARDGRIAGRDSIAGFECNVSEFFAG
- a CDS encoding ABC transporter ATP-binding protein; this encodes MSELHADLASSGGGRAALAPTSAAATAERIDGPLRLRGTAPLPTAAGPTLLGCRGLVKSYQKGPLKIPVLQGIDLAVRPGEFLAIVGQSGSGKSTLLHLLGTLDRPDEGEVSFDGARIDNLPAAAHDLLRNRYFGMIFQFYHLLPELTTLANVLAPAMVAETTLGYWRRRGEHRRRAAELLELVGLSHRLKHKPRELSGGEMQRTAIARALLMQPRVLLADEPTGNLDRSTGAAIMKTLVELNRREGLTIVMVTHDQWIAEQADRTVHLVEGRIA
- a CDS encoding FtsX-like permease family protein; translation: MYKLLLCWRYLRTRYIALVCIVSVMLGVATMIVVNSVMAGFAHEMQVRLNGMLGDLVLEARSMDGAPDADAAMAMIRQVAGDDVAGMSPTVSVPALMYITIQGQTITRQITIVGIDPATYHTVSQSGQYLQHPENRKQLEFTLRDGGYDVVDSQAEGPAKAKPREIMKIAGWQRRREQAREAARYREYQRQLELARGPAAAGASGADGAPSFNDPFATVATAAADATEGRDFDPAVEIHTGMVAGLGLCSYRDSNGVDHFQALPGDDVKVAYTKATMPPQILGNVYTIVDFYESKMQEYDSNLVFVPLRSLQENRGMIDPTTKVANFTTIQIKLAPGADADVVRDKLQDAFPIQQFYVSTWRDKQGALLAAVQMETAVLNVLLFMIIAVAGFGILAIFTMIVVEKTRDIGILKSLGASAGGVMGIFLGYGLSLGTVGAGVGVAIGLTFTHYINEIADLLSRLTGQPVFDPAVYYFYEIPTIVNPLTVAWIAAGAVAIAVLASILPARRAAKLHPVRALRYE